The genomic region CATTTCGTTTCGGGAATAACACAAGTAGCTTACGTTGAAATTCTCTTACAGAAAGTGAATTACAATTGGCCTGATCAGTTCATAGAGTACGTAAGCAATCTAATTCAAAAGTTAAATGCAATAATaagattaaataaaattaaatgatgtaatATGTCTTCGAATTTGGAACgtgatattattattattagtctTGGTACAAAATTAACCAAGATTGATAAAAGACAAGGCTCCTCAAGCGAGAGCTAGCTGGAGATGAGTGGACTTCTGATTTCAAAAATGGTcttcattaatataaataaatgattttgaaaatgacTATGACCGAGTATAGCATGGTTTACTGTTGGAAACATGATTTACGTGATGGATTTTCATAATTGCGATTCTTTGAGATACTTGTAACGACCCGTTcccaattattatgattttttataattttaaaaaggtaaatttatgaaaatgcacTTTGAGacaaagtgttgacttttgttgactgccgtgtcgtgtcacgtaaggttcattttcttggtgtatTCCGGTAGTACTCGTCGCTATGGACGTGTGGGCGCAACGGATCgtgatttggagttataacgaaggagaTATTAACGTTTACAGTCGgcggcattttagtaaattagttattttctggaatgctccaaatttttggagcaaaatctggtGGAGCCATGGGTACCGTGAGGACCCTCGGTTGAGATCCACCAAACCTGAATTGTTTCCATTCAATTAACACCACTAATAGACTCTCCATGAACCCAGAAACAAAGCCCAATCAACTTTGGAGGCATCAGAGCTTGTTTGGAGTTGAATCAAGAATACCCTTTATAGGGTTTCCGGCGGGTTTTCGTGAAATTGGGACATTTCCCGCCCAAATTGGCCTAAGTCACAAGTATGAAAGttactctactcattgagatattcatttctgtgaagtttgagaatttttagaaatagttgaatttttcggCAAGTCGGGGCGGCTGTCCACCACCTGCGGCGGTGCGTGGGCCGAGATGTCCcctgaccttcctaggctaaatttgaataccctgattccattggtgaagtccAATTGACGAATTTCCGTCATTTGAACTTAGTTCCATTAAGGTCTATcacttgattattatagcaattgatgatccgaccgttggatcgtcactaAACTTTGATATGTTATAATAtctaatatttgaggatattagaaacttacggatcgggaattCGACATATGGATCTTCCCGAATAGGATATGTAAGTtatatgttctattgataagcATTCTAAgtcatgatttgataattgttctaggcgccgatcgttcgtgacgccttgatgtttgtgctagggagttgtagcgcgggCTCtaagtgagtgggcttttggttatatatatatatatatatatatatatatatacatgtatatatgctTTACATTTTTCCAACAACTGTTTTGAAACGAGCGTATtcttttaaatgccatgtcatgcttgcatttcattttattatatgCATTGGTATGTATATGCATACTATTGTATGACATTGCGGAGGCCAGGTAAGTTTCAGGTGAGTACTGTATGATGTTAGTGGTTGCATTGGTTgcattggttatggttatacgTAGAGGCTTGTagagctcattatcctgcaccccggtgttagtgctcccgctcgtggccagggcacagtccttcacgtgatgttcacttcGGTCGCGTTTGGTACGCGGGatgggacggaacagagtgggacgaggcgttccgtcccacgtttggtgcgcctaaaatgaGTGGAACGCGTTGTTCCACGGAACAAGttttagatgattttttgtcCCTCCTCCCCCCCTGGAACGGGTTGTTCCATGTCTGTGGGACagaaatttccaaaattttaagacaaaaatgccccttgtatttttcaaaatttacatcAAAAAATCACacaacaaaccctaaaaactatcTTCTATTTTTCTCAGCCGTCGTGTTCCTCCTTCTGCATCTTCCCTttcctcctcatcttcttccgtGTAGCCTCTTCACCTCTGCATCTTCCCTTCGCAACCTTCCTCCTCGTCCTCTTCTGTGTAGCAGCTCTACATCTCCTCTTCGCAACTCTTCCGTGTAGCAGCTCTGCGaaccttcctcctcatcctcttctgCAGCATCTTCAGCTCTGCATCTTCGTTCCAGGTTCGATCTGTTTTTGTGTAGCTCTCGGTCTCTATTTCTTCGATTGCTcaaatgtttttatttgttctctGTTTGTGTGGTTGACATTTCCACTACCCAGTAATTTTCTTCTTATTATGAAAGTTAGAAAACTAGATATGTACGCTAGCAGCAAGACTCTTGCCTGCAACATACGAATACGAATGTTAACTACCTATTAAGGGGACAATTTCCTTGTATACATAGCTCACTTACTTGAATAGATCTATAACATATCCAAGCTCATGATAGATAGTACCGAGGCCTAGGGTCATGGAGATGCAGATAGCTAGGCGCAACCAGTAATAGCCTCGATCTCTATGCATGTTCATGAAGGATCTTCTTGTGTAAGTACGAGAGATTGTGTAAGAAAGCCAGCTCGGCTTTTCTTCTCCAATTTTTCACCAGAGTCCTAAATTTCATGTGAATTAATGTTAGTCGATGTTGCCCCCCACTAATCCTGGGGTCACTACtgcaatttgaaattttattcaaaaaggTTCATACGTAATTACTTCTATGAATCTGATTACTAGTTTACCTGTTTACACAGTTCAGCTACTTGTCTTTGAACTTGTTGAAAGGTTTCAGATTCTTTATTATGACCTTATTAGAGTATCAATTGCTACTTCTGTTGGTGTGGTTACGCCTTGCTCAATGTCCTGCGGCATGTTACAAAGTTCTATTAGATTTCTAAAGGTTTATTAGCATGTTGTGTGACTTCTTGTTTTCAAAGAGATTTTCTTACCTGCTCAAAATCTTTGTTTATGGTCTTAAGGAAGTGATCCGATGGATTTTGGAGAGTTGGCGCTTTTCCAAATCAAGCTTCCCTCATTGCTTTACcgcactttaaaaaaaaaattcttagagATCCACTCTATTTACCTAAACAAACCACTAACCCTAGCTATATGCTTTGCCTTCAAggcattaatttaatttatagctTTGCATGTAAGATGGAAGACTACATAGTGTGatcttttgttgatttttgacTGCATTTCATTGGTGACCACCTTAGTTTAAGGCTTATCCAAATTGATTGAAGATGAGAGTCCTTGCTTGATTATACTCTATAATTCAAACTTTATATCCATGAAATCACAAGGAAACTTTCTGAAATATGATAAGGGCATATGCCACTATCATTTCCATATTGGCTCCAATGCCAAGGGCATAAAGAAACATTTGGTCCATCTATAATAATTGTCTTCAATAGACTTGTCTTTAATATATTAGTCGCTTACACATCTGTAAATAATTGTCGCTTATTTGTAGTGCATTGACAACTTACAGTCTTGCAATCATTACAACTACATGAATGACTGACGCTAGTATTGCTTAAAGTAATATCAAACTTCTAATGATATGCACTAGCTAGTGTTGTGATTAAAGAGGATGATGTAAAAGGCTAGGTTGTGTGGACTTAGCaacaccattttttttaaaataataataattattcatAGTTCTAGTTCCTCAATACTTGAAAGCATGTCAAATTCCTATGGACGAGGACCTATCAAATAAGAAGAGGCAAGTCTCTAGAAGGATATCATCAAATATAGCCTCATAGTGAAaatggttgaataaaaaaattagaccTTCCATTACACATATAAGGACCAATAATTCACTGTAACAATTCTATTGGGTAACCTATTTAAATATGTGGCCCCAAATAATCTTGCATCTAATTTCATCTTTGATTTTATAATTGGTCAtgttcaattaaaaaataaactgtATTGTTATTGGTCTTGGGAAGATTAGTCTAACCTTACTACTGAAGTGCTCAATTGCATCAACTGTACTATTGATGAAATATCATATTTACATGTCATTTTATACTTATGAATATTAAACGGTCTAATCACGTACCACATTTTGTACGTGTGCATTCGAATTGACTAATCGTTTCATGTTTGCGTCGACATGATTTAACATGTTACTGCGTTTTGATTTACTATTTTAACAAACTTTATAAATCAAGGTCATATCCTAAAACATGATTTCTCATAAACAATAACTTTAAGTAATGTAAAAACATAACTTAGCTAGATATGTGAATATAAATCTCATGTCAACTtttttgttatgcaatcaatatcttATTTGTTCTAAAAAACTTAAGGTTTGTTATCTATAACAAGCTTATCAAGAGTTAACCAAAGAAAAGCAGCGTGCTCAAATTGCTCAAGGTTTCACTCCAtctcccttcttttttcttcctttccataTGATCATCGGTTTTATGTGTTCATAATTCTTTAGATGGATGGAAAAGTGAATATAAATTGAAGTTAGAGAAAAATTGATATGTTGTTGAGCAGACCCTTACCCTTGCAAAAAGTGTGGGACATTGTTGTCATATTTTTCGTGTTGAAGCTCTTGTATGTGTTTGCTTAATTTTACCAAGTCCAAGTATCTAAAATGAATTTAGCGTATGTTGATGCTCCACTCATTCATGTGTTATTTTTTTGCATGTGAAGGTATGGATGAAtatgagactcaattctttgttcttttgaacGTTTGgattataatggcacaagtTTTTACTATGAATGCACAATTGTTGAGGTATAGACAACAACAAAGGAGACAACGCGAAATAGCTAGTTTAGAGCAGAGGACATTTGTTAGACTTCATGTTAGGAGAGAGGAAATAAATCGTATCACGCGATTGAGTGATACTAACTGTTTGTGGGAGCTACGAATGGATAGGAATGCATTTGCAGTTTTATGTGATTTACTACAAACTCGTGGTGGATTGGTAGATGATGGTCATGTTACAATAGAGGAGCAAGTAGCTACTTTTGTTAACATATTAGCCCACCACAATAAAAATAGGTCAATGCAAGTTAGATTCATTAGGTCTAGTGAAACTATCAGTCGGTATGTCCGTAGAGTATTGCGTGCGTTGCTCAGTTTGCAAGAAGTGTTGTTTGCAAAACCAACCCCTATCCCAGAGGATTGCACGAAATCGAGATGGAAATGCTTCAAGGTACTAATCATAGTAAAATCATTAATAACATAATTATTTGTAGTTGCTAATtaatataagtttttcttttgtctagGGTTGCTTAGGAGCGCTAGATGGAACATACATAGGGGTCACTGTGCCTGATGTTGATAGACCAAGATATAGAACAAGGAAGGGTCATATATCAACTAATGTGTTAGGCGTATGCACACACGACCTCAAATTCGTATATGTGTTATCCGGTTGGGAGGGATCAGCTACTGATTCGAGAGTTCTTGGTGACGCTGTTACTAGAGCTAATGGCCTCAACGTCCCAACTGGTAAGATAGACAAGCATCTAGCATTTTTCCTTACCTTTGTTGgccaacaactaaaatttattatCAACTAATATAGGTACATACTATTTGGTTGATTCCGGATATACGAATGGTGAGGGTTTTCTGGCACTGTATAGAGGCACTAGATACCATTTGCAAGAGTGGGAAGACAATTCACGTGCACCTAGGAATCATGAagaatattttaatatgaaacACTCACGTGCTAGGAATGTCATTGAGAGATGTTTTGGCCTCCTCAAACGACGTTGGGCTATCTTACGAAGTCCTTCCCACTATCCAATCAAGATTCAGGGACGAATGATCACCGCATGTAGTTTACTTTATAATTTTATCAGAATATATATGGCAGTTGATCCTGAGGAAAATGCAAGGCTTGCATTTGATGAATTACCTATAGGGGAAGATTTACCAGAAGTATTAGCCTACATTGAAACCGTTGAGTCAAGCCAGATATGGACTCAATGGAGGGATGATCTTGCAAGAGAAATTTATGATGAGTGGAGAGGAATGAGGGCTTGAAAATTGGTTGACATGGTAGTTGTTGTAATTGTCTTTTATTGAGATGTGGACTCAATGTAGTTGTTGTaattggcttgaaaattcgtaaCATCAAGACTATTGAGATGTTTGTTATTGTAATGTGGTAATTGGGAGTTATATGGATGTTATGGCTTCTTTGATATGTTTATTTGTGTtactaaattttaataaattttaaaattagggCGTAGTTAGTACAACTAATATAAATTTAGTCATTGTCATTTGATTGTGTTTCTAATTTAAAGATTTCAATGGAAACAACAACACATGAATGTGGTTTtctattcattatatctatgtTTATTTGTGTTACTTATGTAATATATGGCTTCTTTGATAGATTATATGGCCACCTCACGTAATTGGATTGATCATGAGGAGGATGTACTACTTACCATCCTCGAGGAGATGGTTGCTGATGGTGTTAGGTGTGAGACCGGCAGTTTTAAGGCTGATACTTTTGTAACGGTTGCCTCCAAGATGAGGGAACAGATTCCTGGCATTAATATAGAGCCGAAACATatacaaaacaaattgaagcGTCTGAAAGAAAAGTATTCGTCTGCATATGACATGATGAATACATCTGGATTTGGTTGGGATGATGAGAAAAAATGTGTTATTGTGGATAGTGACGAAATACTACAGGAGTGGGtgaaggtaaatttttttttccttattcttTATCAATTAGTTGCTTTGAAAGTTTTAACCTTGATTTCTTTGGGTTATTGTAGAAACATCCTAATGCATCTTGCAAACCAAATAAGCCATTCCCGTTGTATCCACGGTTATGTACGGTGTTTGGGAGAGACCAAGCCACGGGTAGTATGGCTGAATCAGCAGCAGATGCAATCGAAAATATGGGTTTGGAAAGTGAGGATTGTGAGACTTCCGAGATGCCTCCACTTTCACCCACCCCATGTCCTTTTGTTGCTACATCTAGTGCTTCTCAACCTGttaggaagaggaagatgagtAGGAATGATGGTGATGCAAATATTGTATCTGTTATCAGTGAAGGTTGGAATAAAGCTGTTACTGAAATGAAGAAATTAggtgaaagttttacttttagaGAAGCAAAAGCTAGACTACCTTCTGAGCTTTAGGCCATGGGTCTTCCATACGATCAGGTGCTAAGAATTtcaatgaagttagtgaaagatACCGATCTAATGGGTATTTGGACCACCTTGGATGACTCACAGAAGCCAGATTTCATTAAAGTGTTTATGGAGAGCCTTTGAGCATTTGGAGTTTTAGTATTTGTGGTTTTAGTATGAGGAACTTTATCAACTTCTAGTGTTTTCATTATTGCTTTAGCAagacattatttgttttttaagtcaAGACAAATGTTTGATTTCGGATATTTCATGTTTAAGTTAtgcatatttcattttctttggttAAGTTCTAAATGTTTAAACCCTAAAACGTTTACGATATGCATGATCattaaacttatatatttttcaacatttctCATGTGCTCTTGTGTGGTTTGCCTTGTTCCTGCAATGGGGAATATTTAGAGGGGTGTCCTTCTAAACAAGGCCAATTCTAATGTTTGTAGAACCTGAACTTCCTAAACAACAACAACCCACAATTGAAAGGACCAAAATTAGGGACTAAAAATTGAATTGGGGTGTGGGTTTTGCAATTTgcataataaaatttgatgggtTTGTGCTGAAAATTTGAATGGAGGTGTAGAAAACgggaaaaattacaaattttaaagggaTTTGCATGTGGAACACAACATATATCTATTAACATTTGgaccaagaaaaacaaataatggataatagtgttcaaatttgaacaacttataaaaaatataaaaaaattaaaaaaaatgagtcTTGTCCCGTTCCGCGCATAAAattgtaccaaacaacagacgaaaaatgagtattttagtcattttaatcttttgatTCCGTTCCGTCCATGTGTTACCAAACGCGGGACGGAACAACCGTCCTATTCCGTCCTGCGCGTACCAAACATCACACAGAACATCCATTCCGTCCCGTCcagtcccgtcccgtcccgtcccgtctgcgtaccaaacgctaccttcccgcaccacacgttcaccttggatccaagtttagTGCACAgccctatcgtacagaccacattaggtggttctgacttgtaggtgacctgcgattattcgcacaaccttcacgtgatcgtagcacttgagcgtacttatttacacccagccctgttgtacataccac from Pyrus communis chromosome 9, drPyrComm1.1, whole genome shotgun sequence harbors:
- the LOC137744383 gene encoding uncharacterized protein, which produces MASLIDYMATSRNWIDHEEDVLLTILEEMVADGVRCETGSFKADTFVTVASKMREQIPGINIEPKHIQNKLKRLKEKYSSAYDMMNTSGFGWDDEKKCVIVDSDEILQEWVKKHPNASCKPNKPFPLYPRLCTVFGRDQATGSMAESAADAIENMGLESEDCETSEMPPLSPTPCPFVATSSASQPVRKRKMSRNDGDANIVSVISEGWNKAVTEMKKLGESFTFREAKARLPSEL
- the LOC137744382 gene encoding uncharacterized protein — its product is MAQVFTMNAQLLRYRQQQRRQREIASLEQRTFVRLHVRREEINRITRLSDTNCLWELRMDRNAFAVLCDLLQTRGGLVDDGHVTIEEQVATFVNILAHHNKNRSMQVRFIRSSETISRYVRRVLRALLSLQEVLFAKPTPIPEDCTKSRWKCFKGCLGALDGTYIGVTVPDVDRPRYRTRKGHISTNRCFGLLKRRWAILRSPSHYPIKIQGRMITACSLLYNFIRIYMAVDPEENARLAFDELPIGEDLPEVLAYIETVESSQIWTQWRDDLAREIYDEWRGMRA